In Rheinheimera sp. MM224, one DNA window encodes the following:
- a CDS encoding DUF4392 domain-containing protein, whose amino-acid sequence MDLLQLSIQIEQMLVRQNLRGMARLLPHLKAGSYVRAATLITKCKGVVLIGTGFPVGDSFETDGPVGAIVLYQLLKKLGATPLLCCGDPLFSALKDDYSCLQLPVNSADATDFARHSLQQLNPELIISIERPGLAADGRYYNMRGVDISARCANFDVFFQQASCPTIAIGDGGNEIGMGNLNEVVSELAITPSVTRCDELLLADVSNWAAYGLLALVSKLKDAETGCGWLIDCQPAELLQYLVNRGCVDGVTGLASITEDSLPPEHAMQLIKDLQKLCY is encoded by the coding sequence ATGGATTTACTTCAGCTCAGCATACAAATAGAACAGATGCTGGTTCGGCAAAACCTGCGGGGTATGGCAAGGCTGTTACCCCATTTAAAAGCCGGTAGTTATGTGCGGGCCGCAACATTAATCACAAAATGTAAAGGTGTAGTGCTGATAGGCACCGGATTTCCGGTCGGTGACAGTTTTGAAACCGATGGTCCAGTTGGCGCTATAGTTCTGTACCAATTGCTTAAAAAGCTGGGTGCGACGCCATTACTTTGTTGTGGCGACCCTTTGTTTTCTGCTTTAAAAGACGATTATTCCTGCCTGCAATTGCCGGTAAACAGCGCAGATGCCACAGACTTTGCCCGTCATTCGTTGCAGCAGCTTAATCCAGAATTAATTATTTCAATTGAAAGACCAGGTTTGGCCGCAGATGGTCGCTATTACAATATGAGGGGCGTTGATATTTCAGCGCGTTGTGCCAATTTTGATGTATTTTTTCAGCAGGCCTCTTGCCCAACTATAGCTATAGGTGATGGTGGCAATGAAATAGGTATGGGAAATCTCAATGAAGTTGTGTCGGAGCTGGCTATTACGCCTAGTGTGACTCGCTGCGACGAGTTATTACTGGCTGATGTATCAAACTGGGCTGCCTATGGCTTACTGGCTTTGGTGTCAAAGCTAAAAGATGCTGAAACGGGTTGCGGCTGGTTGATCGATTGTCAGCCTGCAGAACTTTTACAGTATTTGGTCAATCGAGGTTGTGTTGACGGTGTTACAGGCCTTGCCAGTATTACAGAAGATAGTTTGCCGCCCGAACATGCAATGCAGTTGATAAAAGACTTACAGAAACTTTGTTATTAA
- a CDS encoding aminotransferase class IV gives MSVVYLNGQFMPASEAKISPMDRGFLFGDGIYEVIPSYGGRCVGFTSHIKRLQQGLAALEIHCGLTEQDWQELVQQLMMQNGAGNLGIYLHVSRGTDTKRAHAYPKDISPTIFAYCFEIAEEPDANIDTAPRYKVITAPDLRWQRCHIKSTALLGNVMHHQQAAALGLNECILFDEHDFLTEGSSTNVFIVKDSVVVTPPLSHKILPGITRQLLLSILRQHSTLKVEERPVSKNEVLAADEVWLTSSSKEVAAVIEVNGHAIGNAKPGAVWLQAQQLFGQYKYNY, from the coding sequence ATGAGTGTGGTGTATTTAAACGGACAATTTATGCCAGCGTCAGAGGCTAAAATCTCGCCTATGGACAGAGGCTTTTTATTTGGTGATGGTATTTACGAGGTGATCCCGTCCTATGGCGGTCGTTGTGTTGGTTTTACCTCTCATATCAAAAGACTACAGCAAGGTTTAGCTGCTCTGGAAATTCACTGTGGTTTAACAGAACAAGACTGGCAAGAACTGGTGCAGCAGTTGATGATGCAAAACGGTGCGGGAAATCTAGGCATTTATCTGCATGTCAGCCGTGGCACAGACACCAAAAGAGCTCATGCTTATCCAAAAGATATTTCTCCTACTATTTTTGCTTATTGTTTTGAGATTGCAGAAGAACCCGATGCAAACATAGACACTGCACCTCGTTATAAAGTCATTACAGCTCCGGATTTACGCTGGCAACGTTGCCATATTAAATCCACAGCCTTGCTTGGTAATGTGATGCATCATCAGCAAGCCGCAGCTTTGGGTTTAAACGAGTGTATTTTGTTCGACGAACACGACTTTTTAACCGAAGGCAGCTCGACTAATGTGTTTATTGTCAAAGATTCTGTGGTCGTCACTCCGCCTTTAAGTCACAAAATTCTGCCAGGCATTACCCGTCAATTACTACTGAGCATTTTACGTCAGCACAGCACACTGAAAGTGGAAGAACGGCCTGTCAGTAAAAACGAGGTACTGGCCGCCGATGAAGTCTGGCTGACTAGTTCGAGTAAAGAAGTAGCTGCTGTGATAGAAGTCAACGGGCATGCTATTGGCAACGCAAAACCCGGCGCTGTATGGCTGCAGGCGCAGCAATTATTTGGCCAGTACAAATACAATTATTAA
- a CDS encoding methyl-accepting chemotaxis protein — protein sequence MLLRNYKIGARLLAGFAVLGLLVVLQGSMALMNMAQMRDVSAEIENDTIPSLDSLAALNLSMMRVRIFTFRLMLAETDEQKTDYQASLTKVRTELAEFQQQYEKLISLDEERTMYQQFTSAQQDYFAGQNRLLQALDAGNKAEATRISNEELTGHSDKMTKALVQLAHINRDFSKQQTHQSAENYNSSKILVIIAIVVGITVSIFIALWMTRSITTPMTEAVIVAETVAAGDLTQKIAVSGDDEASRLMAALQKMQQNLRDAMSHISNSSDQLASAAEELNSVTEDSSRGLQQQNDEIQQAATAITEMSSAVDEVAQTAVQTSEQSTESAKMAVQGQQQVDETVKAIRDMNQDVAVTSELIQGLAVQSQDIGKVLDVIRAIAEQTNLLALNAAIEAARAGDAGRGFAVVADEVRALAHRTQTSTREIEEMIAKIRSGTGDAVSAMKHSSDKAGYALTVAQAAGEALTIITQRINKISDSNLVIASAAEEQAKVAREIDRNIVNISDLAAQTAAGANQTSASAHELSRLAVDLNALVTRFKV from the coding sequence ATGTTATTAAGGAATTATAAAATTGGGGCCCGCTTATTGGCTGGTTTTGCGGTATTAGGATTGTTGGTGGTGTTGCAAGGCAGCATGGCGCTGATGAATATGGCGCAAATGCGCGATGTATCAGCAGAGATAGAAAATGACACCATTCCTAGTCTGGATAGTCTGGCGGCGTTGAATTTAAGCATGATGCGGGTGAGGATCTTTACTTTTCGCCTGATGCTGGCTGAAACTGATGAGCAAAAGACGGACTATCAGGCGTCGTTGACAAAAGTACGGACTGAGCTGGCTGAGTTTCAACAACAATACGAAAAACTGATTTCTCTGGACGAAGAACGTACCATGTATCAGCAATTTACCAGCGCTCAACAGGATTATTTTGCTGGTCAAAATCGATTATTGCAGGCTTTGGATGCAGGCAATAAAGCTGAAGCGACCCGTATCAGTAACGAAGAGTTAACTGGTCATTCAGATAAAATGACCAAAGCTCTGGTTCAATTGGCGCATATCAACAGAGATTTCTCAAAACAACAAACTCATCAGTCAGCAGAAAACTACAACAGCAGCAAAATTCTGGTGATCATTGCCATAGTAGTTGGAATTACCGTCAGTATTTTTATTGCTCTATGGATGACCCGCAGTATCACAACACCTATGACAGAAGCCGTCATTGTGGCTGAAACTGTAGCTGCTGGTGATTTAACACAAAAAATCGCTGTCAGTGGTGATGACGAAGCCAGTCGCCTGATGGCAGCGTTGCAAAAAATGCAGCAAAACCTGCGTGACGCGATGAGCCATATTTCTAATTCATCTGATCAACTGGCATCCGCAGCAGAAGAGCTGAACTCTGTGACCGAAGATTCATCCCGAGGCTTACAACAGCAGAATGATGAAATTCAGCAGGCTGCGACTGCTATTACTGAAATGAGTTCTGCCGTGGATGAAGTAGCGCAAACCGCAGTTCAAACCTCTGAGCAATCGACTGAATCAGCGAAAATGGCAGTACAGGGCCAACAACAGGTCGATGAAACTGTGAAAGCGATTCGGGATATGAATCAGGACGTGGCGGTGACATCAGAGCTTATTCAGGGTTTAGCTGTGCAGTCACAAGATATCGGCAAAGTGTTGGATGTGATTCGTGCTATTGCTGAACAAACCAATTTACTTGCATTAAATGCTGCTATTGAAGCAGCGCGGGCAGGGGATGCAGGTCGCGGTTTTGCTGTGGTCGCTGATGAAGTAAGGGCTTTAGCGCATCGTACTCAAACCTCCACTCGTGAAATTGAGGAAATGATTGCCAAAATTCGCAGTGGTACAGGGGATGCGGTCAGTGCGATGAAACATAGCAGTGATAAAGCAGGTTATGCGTTAACAGTGGCGCAAGCGGCCGGTGAGGCCTTGACCATCATTACCCAACGTATTAATAAAATCAGCGATAGTAATCTGGTGATTGCAAGCGCAGCGGAAGAGCAGGCCAAAGTAGCGCGTGAAATTGATCGCAACATTGTTAACATCAGCGACTTAGCCGCACAAACTGCAGCAGGAGCCAATCAGACCAGCGCTTCAGCTCATGAGTTATCCCGTTTAGCTGTGGATTTAAATGCGTTGGTTACCCGCTTTAAAGTCTAA
- a CDS encoding DUF418 domain-containing protein produces the protein MDTLPQAIPRLHQIDALRGVAVLMILFANIFAFGYPFEVSELAGLSESMSLWSQLQHQLYELLIRGKFISLLTLLFGASLYLLWQQSQMSADKLKARMSALLLIGFCHAVFVWSGDVLLMYALVASGLLWQQVLHWAPEHQLRYAKNYLLAGLVLPALVWLLPSGQAEDPADTAKLVALYTGTYSDQLWHQMKYVALVVLDLLFISYWWFGGMMLLAIWAMQSDWQQLLKHHFVTLLLIAFGCGLLPMLWTGFTFADHGLHPLHMISDLCFALIYIRLFMFVMPLFPVVFELLRRCGRCSLSLYLWQSVTMVLLFRWVCPQWFATLDRGSLTAIAVAFILLQLLCVQYFYKTSQLWWFEQLYRWLSVKLERRAHDTAL, from the coding sequence ATGGACACCCTACCTCAAGCCATACCACGTTTGCATCAGATAGATGCACTACGGGGTGTGGCTGTACTGATGATCTTATTTGCCAATATTTTTGCTTTTGGCTATCCGTTTGAAGTCTCCGAGCTAGCCGGACTTTCAGAGTCTATGTCTTTATGGTCACAGCTACAGCATCAGTTGTATGAGCTGTTGATCCGTGGCAAGTTTATCAGTCTGCTGACGCTGCTATTTGGTGCCAGTTTGTATCTGTTATGGCAGCAAAGCCAGATGTCTGCGGACAAACTCAAAGCCAGAATGTCAGCTTTGTTGCTGATAGGTTTTTGCCATGCAGTTTTTGTCTGGTCTGGTGATGTTCTGCTGATGTATGCACTGGTGGCTTCAGGGCTTTTGTGGCAGCAAGTGCTGCACTGGGCACCAGAGCATCAGCTGCGTTATGCGAAAAACTATCTGCTGGCAGGCTTGGTTTTACCTGCTTTGGTATGGCTGCTTCCATCCGGGCAAGCTGAAGACCCAGCCGATACTGCAAAGCTAGTTGCGTTGTATACCGGGACTTATAGTGACCAGCTATGGCATCAGATGAAGTATGTGGCTCTGGTTGTGCTTGATTTGCTGTTTATTAGTTACTGGTGGTTTGGTGGCATGATGTTACTGGCTATTTGGGCTATGCAATCGGATTGGCAACAGCTATTAAAACATCATTTTGTTACTTTGCTGCTGATTGCTTTTGGCTGCGGCTTACTGCCTATGCTCTGGACTGGATTTACGTTTGCAGATCATGGACTGCATCCTCTACACATGATCTCCGATCTGTGTTTTGCCCTGATTTACATCCGGTTGTTTATGTTTGTTATGCCTTTATTCCCTGTTGTGTTTGAACTACTCAGGCGCTGTGGCCGTTGCTCTTTGTCTTTATACCTTTGGCAGTCAGTCACTATGGTGCTGCTGTTTCGCTGGGTCTGCCCACAGTGGTTTGCTACGCTGGACAGAGGGTCTCTGACTGCTATAGCTGTAGCCTTTATTCTGTTGCAACTGCTGTGTGTGCAGTATTTTTACAAAACCAGCCAGTTATGGTGGTTTGAGCAGCTGTATCGTTGGCTCAGCGTAAAACTGGAGCGCAGAGCTCACGATACAGCACTATAA
- a CDS encoding acyloxyacyl hydrolase: MKKILLVLSFMLLSLQAQAQVAAIDLVKGEGDVLGLRLGYRPVEWHLAELPVLGDAQLYMEVSANLWRYGDDPEYESNLAVALSPVLMKQFATLYNRALYWEFGIGFSLLNKQRFAGKDLGSHYQFEDRIGLIWQLHSKAQLALRYMHYSNAGLQKPNPGLDFIALSYAYRF; this comes from the coding sequence ATGAAAAAAATTCTACTGGTACTTAGTTTTATGCTGTTGAGCCTGCAGGCTCAGGCTCAGGTTGCGGCTATTGATCTGGTCAAAGGTGAAGGCGATGTGTTGGGGTTAAGGCTGGGTTACCGACCTGTGGAATGGCATCTGGCCGAACTGCCTGTTTTAGGGGATGCCCAGCTTTATATGGAAGTCAGCGCAAATCTGTGGCGTTATGGTGACGATCCTGAATATGAAAGTAATCTGGCTGTGGCCTTATCTCCCGTGCTAATGAAGCAATTCGCCACCTTGTACAACAGGGCCTTGTATTGGGAGTTTGGTATAGGCTTTAGTTTGTTAAATAAACAACGTTTTGCCGGTAAAGATTTGGGATCTCACTATCAGTTTGAAGACAGGATAGGTCTGATTTGGCAACTGCACAGCAAAGCTCAGCTGGCTTTACGTTATATGCATTATTCCAATGCGGGTTTACAAAAACCTAACCCAGGCCTGGATTTTATTGCCTTATCCTATGCTTATCGTTTCTAG
- a CDS encoding MarR family winged helix-turn-helix transcriptional regulator: MANSSDQTTTTLDPKSLKALHLDQQLCFALYSTSLAMTKVYKPLLDKLSLTYPQYLIMLILWQNDGLALKDVGEQLQIDSGALTPVIKRMEAMGLLIRTRNPHNERTLEIRLTKAGWAMREQAVQVNQTIGLSCGMAEPEIHALRQELVQLRSQLSKKL, from the coding sequence ATGGCGAATTCTTCAGACCAGACCACTACCACTTTGGATCCAAAAAGCCTGAAAGCTTTACATCTGGATCAGCAGCTGTGTTTTGCTTTGTATTCCACCTCTCTGGCGATGACTAAGGTCTACAAGCCTTTGCTGGACAAGCTGAGTCTGACCTATCCGCAGTATCTGATTATGCTGATTTTGTGGCAAAACGATGGCCTGGCGTTAAAAGACGTGGGCGAGCAGTTGCAAATAGACTCTGGTGCTTTGACTCCAGTGATTAAGCGAATGGAAGCTATGGGGTTATTGATCCGAACCCGCAATCCACACAATGAACGCACTCTGGAAATTCGTTTAACCAAAGCGGGTTGGGCTATGCGTGAGCAAGCGGTTCAGGTGAACCAGACCATAGGTTTAAGTTGTGGCATGGCTGAGCCTGAAATCCATGCATTACGACAGGAATTAGTGCAGTTACGATCGCAGTTAAGTAAGAAACTCTAA
- a CDS encoding organic hydroperoxide resistance protein: protein MQVLYKAVATSTSGRDGRSVSSDGVLDVKLSTPKELGGAGGAATNPEQLFAAGYSACFLGAIKYVASQQKVLIGNDAKITAEVGIGQIPGGFGLDIELQISLPGVSLEVAQDLVTKAHQVCPYSNATRGNIDVRLVILN, encoded by the coding sequence ATGCAAGTACTTTACAAAGCAGTAGCAACTTCAACTTCAGGTCGTGACGGTCGTTCAGTGTCTTCAGACGGCGTATTGGATGTGAAATTAAGCACTCCTAAAGAATTAGGTGGCGCTGGTGGTGCAGCGACGAACCCTGAGCAATTATTTGCCGCTGGTTACTCAGCTTGTTTCTTAGGTGCCATTAAATATGTCGCTTCACAACAAAAAGTGCTGATTGGTAACGATGCAAAAATCACAGCTGAAGTGGGTATCGGTCAAATCCCTGGTGGTTTTGGTCTGGATATCGAACTGCAAATCAGTCTGCCAGGTGTAAGCTTGGAAGTAGCTCAGGACTTAGTGACTAAAGCTCACCAGGTATGTCCTTACTCTAACGCAACTCGCGGCAATATAGACGTTCGTTTAGTGATTTTGAACTAA
- a CDS encoding alpha/beta hydrolase — protein MMMNTFRKVVGFTVIALGINSAFAAGGPGVEQQTQGFLNALAQGGGKPLEQLSPKDARAVLTGAQAGAKLPAADVSEKTITIDGKPLKLVVVRPVGSKGVLPAFMFFHGGGWVLGDFPTHERLIRDLVSRSGAAAVYVDYTPSPEAKYPTAINQAYAATKWVAEHGKELNIDSSRLAVAGNSVGGNMAAVVALKAKDAGTPKLKFQLLLWPVTDANFENTSYNQFADGYFLTKNMMQWFWDSYTTNPAERNEIYASPLRATTEQLKGLPPTLIQTAGLDVLRDEGEAYGYKLDAAGVTVTSVRYNGMIHDFGLLNVLADVPGTQAAMDQAGQALKKHLN, from the coding sequence ATGATGATGAACACATTTCGTAAAGTTGTAGGTTTTACAGTGATAGCGTTAGGTATCAACAGTGCATTCGCCGCTGGTGGTCCAGGTGTTGAACAACAAACTCAGGGCTTTTTAAATGCTCTGGCTCAGGGCGGTGGCAAACCTTTAGAGCAACTGTCGCCTAAAGATGCACGCGCTGTTTTAACTGGTGCTCAGGCCGGTGCCAAATTACCAGCCGCTGATGTCAGTGAAAAAACCATCACTATCGATGGCAAACCATTAAAACTGGTAGTGGTTCGCCCTGTAGGCAGCAAAGGGGTATTACCGGCCTTTATGTTCTTCCACGGTGGTGGCTGGGTGTTAGGCGATTTCCCAACCCACGAGCGTTTAATCCGTGATTTAGTCAGCCGCTCTGGTGCAGCTGCTGTCTATGTGGATTACACGCCATCACCAGAAGCGAAATACCCAACGGCTATTAATCAGGCTTATGCTGCAACCAAATGGGTGGCAGAGCATGGTAAAGAGCTGAATATCGACAGTTCACGTTTAGCAGTAGCCGGTAACAGTGTCGGTGGCAATATGGCGGCAGTGGTGGCGTTAAAAGCCAAAGATGCAGGTACACCAAAACTGAAATTTCAGTTGCTGTTATGGCCTGTGACAGACGCGAACTTTGAAAATACCTCGTACAACCAGTTTGCAGACGGCTACTTCCTGACCAAAAACATGATGCAGTGGTTCTGGGATAGCTACACCACTAACCCTGCAGAACGTAACGAGATTTATGCCTCACCACTGCGCGCAACCACAGAGCAGTTAAAAGGTTTACCGCCAACTTTAATTCAGACTGCTGGCTTAGATGTACTGCGTGATGAAGGCGAAGCTTACGGTTACAAACTGGATGCTGCTGGTGTGACTGTCACTTCAGTGCGCTACAACGGCATGATCCACGACTTCGGTTTACTGAACGTGCTGGCCGATGTACCAGGTACACAAGCTGCTATGGACCAGGCAGGTCAGGCGCTGAAAAAACATCTAAACTGA
- a CDS encoding acyloxyacyl hydrolase: MKKLIMALVVSLFVSTAMADEVAIDLLKGEGDVTGVRLAYRPYHTTVTDFPLIGDVNLYLELSANKWRYGDPAEYDDNLAIAFSPVLTRQFTTVYGKALFWELGVGVSFLDKKRFAGKDLGTYYQFEDRLGLTLALDPAKKRSISLRYFHYSNGGLEKPNPGMDFINLSYTWRF, encoded by the coding sequence ATGAAAAAGTTAATCATGGCTTTGGTTGTAAGCCTATTTGTCTCTACTGCGATGGCCGATGAAGTGGCGATTGATTTGCTTAAAGGCGAAGGTGATGTGACAGGTGTACGGTTGGCATACCGACCTTACCACACCACGGTAACGGATTTTCCTCTGATTGGCGATGTGAACTTATACCTCGAACTCAGTGCCAATAAATGGCGTTATGGTGACCCGGCCGAGTATGACGATAATCTGGCTATTGCTTTCTCACCTGTATTAACGCGCCAATTTACCACTGTATACGGCAAAGCTTTATTTTGGGAGTTGGGAGTAGGCGTCAGCTTCTTGGATAAAAAGCGTTTTGCAGGCAAAGACTTAGGAACTTATTATCAATTTGAGGATAGATTAGGTTTGACTCTGGCACTGGACCCTGCGAAAAAACGCAGCATTTCACTGCGCTATTTCCACTACTCCAATGGTGGTTTGGAAAAACCTAATCCAGGCATGGATTTTATTAACTTATCTTATACCTGGCGTTTTTAA
- the mltA gene encoding murein transglycosylase A encodes MKQHLLWLGIASLFLSACSQTSGIHQSNQFENNGLDKKAKAFSGTYQLQQGAALKAQWLTPELLAGLEEQLKYLNKKSVAQQHNLPGLTINKSQLQQSIRDLQQWAEQPAAEGGKAFALRQLAGEDGRGNVQFTGYYVPVFKVRTTADAEYKYPIYRKPAGVTNYPSREQIDFEQALAGQGLELFYSNSLVDNFFMQVQGSGVVEDEYGQQHLLSYGGGNGHSYRSLGKVLIEMGEYTADTISASAIKEWLAKHPDRQRELMSRNPSYTFFSPGLDKPVGAANVPLTPLHSIAVDPAFIPLGSVLLAQVPLLDDKGELTGHEFRLMLAQDKGAAIKTPGRIDVYQGIGDEAQQRSDSLRHYGKIWLILPQN; translated from the coding sequence ATGAAACAACATCTTTTATGGCTTGGCATTGCCAGCCTGTTTTTATCTGCCTGTAGTCAAACGTCCGGCATTCATCAGTCTAATCAGTTTGAGAACAATGGGCTGGATAAAAAAGCCAAAGCATTCAGTGGTACCTATCAGTTACAACAAGGTGCTGCATTAAAAGCTCAGTGGCTGACGCCGGAGTTGTTAGCCGGTCTTGAAGAACAATTAAAGTACCTGAACAAAAAGTCGGTAGCACAACAGCATAACTTGCCGGGTTTAACCATCAATAAAAGCCAGTTACAACAGAGCATTCGCGACTTACAGCAGTGGGCAGAGCAACCCGCAGCTGAAGGAGGCAAAGCTTTTGCGCTGCGCCAGCTCGCAGGTGAAGATGGTAGAGGTAATGTGCAGTTTACCGGCTACTATGTGCCGGTTTTTAAAGTACGGACCACAGCTGATGCAGAGTACAAATACCCTATTTATCGTAAGCCTGCAGGGGTAACAAATTACCCAAGCCGCGAACAAATTGACTTCGAACAGGCGCTGGCGGGTCAAGGGCTGGAGCTGTTTTATAGCAACAGCCTGGTCGATAATTTTTTTATGCAGGTTCAAGGTTCAGGTGTAGTTGAAGACGAATATGGCCAGCAGCATTTACTCAGTTATGGCGGCGGTAACGGTCATTCATACCGCAGTTTAGGTAAAGTACTGATTGAAATGGGCGAATACACAGCCGACACCATTTCCGCATCAGCCATTAAAGAATGGCTAGCGAAACATCCGGATAGACAACGTGAGCTGATGAGTCGTAACCCCAGCTATACCTTTTTCTCGCCGGGCTTAGATAAACCTGTAGGCGCGGCCAATGTGCCTTTAACCCCACTACACTCCATAGCCGTTGACCCGGCTTTTATTCCTTTAGGTTCAGTGTTACTGGCACAAGTACCGCTATTGGATGATAAAGGTGAATTAACAGGACATGAGTTCAGATTAATGCTGGCTCAGGATAAAGGGGCAGCCATTAAAACACCGGGCCGGATTGATGTGTATCAAGGCATTGGAGATGAAGCTCAGCAGCGCAGTGATAGTTTGCGACATTACGGCAAAATCTGGCTGATTTTGCCGCAAAACTGA
- a CDS encoding substrate-binding periplasmic protein — protein sequence MKLWKVQLVMLLALVSCATAVQAEAKQADLKFVLYYPQVPPYMYQDEKTEKVVGLVPEILQDFFQQQNIRVQYVADNRTRAEHRLYQGDVDAILLAKEWTQHPEQLLFSEPLLEHQDYLFSRQPMAAQGQLAEWVKGKAICTRQYYVYDALTPFFQTNETARVDSSSEMTQLKMLLNGRCDFAFMNEHVANWLLHHHFPDQQLYRSAKGFSPVGLTVAFHPRWKPQLAAFNQYLAVQRQQGTIAQWLKFYVTKS from the coding sequence ATGAAACTATGGAAAGTACAGCTTGTGATGCTACTGGCTTTGGTGAGCTGCGCCACTGCGGTACAAGCAGAGGCTAAACAAGCCGATCTGAAATTTGTGCTGTATTACCCTCAAGTTCCGCCTTATATGTACCAGGACGAAAAAACTGAAAAGGTCGTAGGGCTGGTCCCGGAAATATTGCAGGACTTTTTCCAACAGCAGAATATTCGCGTGCAGTATGTCGCAGATAACAGAACCCGCGCCGAGCACAGGCTTTACCAGGGGGATGTTGACGCTATTTTGCTGGCCAAAGAGTGGACACAACATCCTGAGCAACTGTTATTTTCCGAGCCTTTACTTGAGCATCAGGACTATTTATTTTCCCGTCAGCCGATGGCTGCACAAGGTCAGTTAGCGGAGTGGGTGAAAGGCAAAGCAATTTGCACCCGCCAGTATTATGTTTATGACGCCTTAACCCCATTTTTTCAGACCAATGAAACCGCGAGGGTAGATTCGTCCAGCGAAATGACGCAGCTAAAAATGTTACTCAATGGTCGTTGTGATTTTGCTTTTATGAATGAGCATGTCGCGAATTGGTTGTTGCATCATCATTTTCCTGATCAGCAATTGTATCGCTCAGCCAAAGGCTTTAGCCCTGTCGGACTTACTGTTGCTTTTCATCCACGCTGGAAACCTCAGCTGGCTGCTTTTAATCAGTACCTGGCAGTGCAGCGCCAGCAAGGCACCATAGCGCAGTGGTTAAAGTTTTATGTCACCAAGTCCTGA
- a CDS encoding high-potential iron-sulfur protein, producing the protein MGNLDRRNFLKLSASTLVGITLGGTALHALAQEHVKADDPMAVAMKYVDKSTVAGSNCANCMQVQGKDGDALRGCNIFPGKLVSAEGWCAAWAKKA; encoded by the coding sequence ATGGGAAATTTAGACAGACGTAATTTTTTAAAACTATCAGCTTCTACTTTAGTGGGTATCACTTTGGGCGGCACGGCTTTACATGCTTTAGCTCAGGAGCATGTAAAAGCGGATGATCCTATGGCTGTGGCGATGAAATATGTAGATAAATCCACTGTGGCAGGTTCGAACTGTGCCAACTGCATGCAAGTGCAGGGCAAAGATGGCGACGCCTTAAGGGGTTGTAATATATTCCCCGGCAAACTGGTCAGTGCTGAAGGCTGGTGTGCTGCCTGGGCGAAAAAAGCTTAG